From one Paenibacillus terrae HPL-003 genomic stretch:
- the argF gene encoding ornithine carbamoyltransferase, whose protein sequence is MSQGGALQQINLKGRDFLELDDYSTEEIQYLIDLAIEIKRKHKNGETYQPLKGKTIGLIFEKSSTRTRVSFEVGMFQLGGHALFLSKNDIQLGRGEPISDMAQVMSRYLDGIMIRTFGHDNVVELARYASVPVINGLSDLAHPCQVLADYQTLYEQKGKLKGLKLAYIGDGNNMAHSLLIGGAKLGVYVSIASPAGYEPDPSVVAASREIAKQTGSEIVITQSPQEAVKDADAIYTDVWASMGFEEEQKERELAFADFQVNEELVKLAKPDYLFLHCLPAHRGEEVSAGVIDGPNSVIFDEAENRLHAQKALMVALMG, encoded by the coding sequence ATGAGCCAGGGCGGGGCATTGCAGCAAATTAACTTGAAGGGGCGGGATTTTCTTGAGTTGGACGACTACTCGACCGAAGAAATCCAATATTTAATCGATCTCGCCATCGAAATCAAGCGCAAGCACAAAAATGGAGAAACCTATCAGCCGCTGAAGGGGAAAACGATCGGACTGATTTTCGAAAAATCCTCTACACGTACACGGGTATCTTTTGAAGTCGGCATGTTTCAATTGGGCGGGCATGCCCTTTTTCTCAGTAAAAATGATATTCAACTAGGACGCGGTGAGCCTATTAGCGATATGGCACAGGTGATGTCTCGTTATTTGGATGGCATTATGATCCGTACCTTCGGACACGATAATGTTGTAGAGTTGGCGCGTTATGCATCTGTTCCTGTGATCAACGGCTTGAGCGATTTGGCGCATCCGTGTCAGGTGCTGGCTGATTATCAGACCTTGTATGAGCAAAAGGGCAAGCTTAAAGGACTTAAATTGGCCTACATCGGGGACGGCAACAATATGGCGCATTCCCTGTTGATTGGTGGAGCGAAGCTCGGTGTGTATGTATCGATTGCAAGTCCTGCTGGATATGAGCCTGATCCGAGTGTTGTGGCAGCTTCCCGTGAGATTGCCAAGCAAACCGGCAGTGAGATTGTGATTACCCAAAGTCCGCAAGAAGCAGTAAAGGATGCAGATGCAATCTACACCGATGTATGGGCGAGCATGGGCTTTGAGGAAGAGCAAAAGGAACGGGAGCTTGCTTTTGCCGACTTCCAGGTGAATGAGGAGCTGGTTAAGCTGGCGAAGCCGGATTATCTGTTCCTGCACTGTCTACCTGCGCATCGTGGCGAAGAAGTGAGCGCAGGTGTAATCGATGGGCCAAATTCAGTGATTTTTGATGAGGCTGAGAACCGTCTGCACGCACAAAAAGCATTGATGGTTGCTTTGATGGGATAA
- the argJ gene encoding bifunctional glutamate N-acetyltransferase/amino-acid acetyltransferase ArgJ, protein MSKSGFTVVNGGNIVTPRGFTAGGLHCGLKNTDRNDIGVIRCEVEATAAAVYTTNVFQAAPLKVTRESLVDGRLQAVVVNSGNANACTGQQGEQDAYAMRSAAARELGIAESNVAVASTGVIGEHLKMDRVLGGISALPGRVNGESDGAEQFTQAILTTDLVKKEACVAVEVDGVTIHIAGAAKGSGMIHPNMATMLAFMTCDAAIGQTALHQLLKQATDTSFNMITVDGDTSTNDMLIAMASGLAGNRELQAEHPDWAAFAEAFTYICRELAKAIARDGEGATKLVEVSVSGAVSDASAQAIAKTVIGSSLVKSAVFGADANWGRIIAAVGRAGEPVNPDTVDIRLGDIVVLSASSPVAFDEDEALSYLRGDTVRIIVDLHHGNGTATAWGCDLTYDYVRINAAYRT, encoded by the coding sequence ATGAGCAAATCAGGGTTTACAGTAGTAAACGGGGGAAATATCGTAACCCCGCGCGGCTTTACAGCCGGAGGATTGCACTGCGGACTTAAAAATACCGACCGCAATGATATCGGCGTGATTCGCTGCGAGGTAGAGGCAACAGCCGCTGCGGTATACACCACCAATGTATTTCAGGCTGCACCGCTCAAAGTGACTCGCGAAAGCCTTGTGGATGGTCGGCTGCAAGCGGTCGTGGTGAACAGCGGGAACGCCAACGCCTGCACCGGACAGCAAGGAGAGCAAGATGCCTACGCTATGCGCTCGGCGGCGGCTCGTGAGCTGGGTATTGCGGAGAGCAATGTAGCTGTTGCTTCGACGGGCGTGATTGGCGAGCATTTGAAAATGGACCGTGTGCTTGGCGGCATATCTGCATTACCTGGCCGTGTGAACGGGGAGAGCGATGGAGCGGAGCAATTTACCCAAGCCATTCTGACGACGGACTTGGTTAAGAAGGAAGCATGCGTGGCGGTTGAAGTGGATGGCGTGACCATACACATTGCCGGAGCAGCGAAGGGTTCGGGCATGATTCATCCGAACATGGCGACGATGCTGGCTTTTATGACCTGTGATGCTGCGATTGGGCAGACTGCACTTCATCAACTATTGAAGCAGGCAACGGATACCAGCTTTAATATGATTACAGTAGATGGCGATACGAGCACGAATGATATGCTGATCGCGATGGCAAGCGGGCTGGCGGGTAACCGTGAGCTGCAAGCAGAACATCCCGATTGGGCTGCTTTTGCCGAAGCGTTCACCTATATCTGTCGTGAGCTGGCGAAGGCAATTGCCCGCGATGGGGAAGGCGCTACGAAGCTGGTAGAGGTGTCCGTGAGTGGCGCGGTAAGTGATGCCTCTGCTCAAGCGATAGCGAAGACGGTGATCGGGTCCAGTCTGGTGAAGTCGGCCGTTTTTGGTGCTGATGCGAACTGGGGCCGGATTATTGCCGCTGTCGGGAGGGCCGGGGAGCCGGTCAACCCGGATACGGTAGACATCCGTTTGGGTGATATTGTTGTGCTAAGTGCGTCCAGTCCAGTCGCTTTTGATGAAGACGAGGCGCTCTCCTACCTACGAGGAGATACGGTGCGGATTATTGTGGATTTGCATCACGGGAACGGAACCGCCACAGCATGGGGCTGTGACTTAACCTACGATTACGTTCGGATTAACGCTGCATATCGGACATAG
- the argB gene encoding acetylglutamate kinase, with the protein MQSAVENADQANHAGLARRNFVMKCGGSTLAALPDSFFDDLARLQSEGLQPVIVHGGGPAISDNLAKLGIETEFINGLRKTTEPVLDVVEMVLSGSINKQIVRRIGMHGGRALGLSGSDGFLIEAKPVSNAAEVGWVGEVTSVQASIITGVLDMNYMPVIAPIGIDRSGQRYNINADTAAGAVASHLGVSRMIVVTDVPGILKKIGGEKKVLDSITVQEIEDMISTGEIYGGMIPKVRAAIACIHGKVKEVVIVNGSEPQVLSRVLGGEAIGTRIVRMQ; encoded by the coding sequence ATGCAATCGGCAGTGGAAAACGCGGATCAAGCAAATCATGCGGGATTGGCACGTCGTAATTTTGTGATGAAATGCGGAGGAAGTACGCTGGCTGCGTTGCCTGATTCCTTCTTTGACGATCTGGCCCGCTTGCAGTCGGAAGGCCTGCAACCTGTTATTGTACATGGCGGCGGCCCTGCTATCTCCGACAATTTGGCGAAGCTGGGCATCGAAACGGAATTCATCAACGGGTTGCGCAAAACAACCGAACCCGTGCTGGATGTCGTGGAAATGGTGCTGTCCGGCAGCATTAACAAGCAGATTGTACGCAGGATCGGAATGCACGGAGGTCGAGCACTGGGTTTGTCGGGCAGCGATGGCTTTTTAATCGAAGCAAAGCCTGTGTCTAATGCGGCAGAGGTCGGCTGGGTCGGAGAAGTAACGTCTGTCCAAGCTTCGATTATTACAGGTGTGCTGGATATGAACTATATGCCCGTTATTGCGCCCATCGGAATTGATCGTTCCGGTCAGCGCTACAATATTAACGCAGATACAGCCGCGGGTGCAGTGGCCTCTCATCTTGGAGTTAGCCGGATGATCGTCGTTACGGATGTACCGGGCATATTGAAGAAGATCGGCGGAGAAAAGAAGGTGCTGGACTCGATCACCGTACAGGAGATTGAGGATATGATCAGCACAGGTGAAATATACGGCGGCATGATCCCTAAGGTGAGAGCGGCTATTGCCTGCATCCACGGCAAAGTGAAGGAAGTTGTCATTGTGAACGGCAGTGAACCGCAGGTATTAAGCCGTGTACTGGGCGGGGAAGCCATTGGAACGCGCATCGTGCGCATGCAGTAA
- the hpf gene encoding ribosome hibernation-promoting factor, HPF/YfiA family codes for MNLTVRGQQIEVTDALKDYVDKKFSRLEKYFDAPPTSDGSVTLSTTRDLHTVEVTIPLPGLVLRAEDESDDMYASIDAVVDKLERQIRKNKTKLNRKFRQKGSLKTLFVEDPAGSVAVAEDAELDELEVVRTKRFLLKPMDVEEAILQMNMVGHNFFVFANIDNEEVSVVYKRNDGKYGLIERE; via the coding sequence ATGAACTTAACAGTACGAGGTCAACAGATCGAGGTTACCGACGCTTTGAAGGACTACGTTGATAAGAAATTCAGCAGACTTGAAAAGTATTTCGATGCACCCCCGACGTCTGACGGAAGTGTAACGTTAAGCACAACCAGAGATTTGCACACTGTAGAAGTAACCATTCCTTTGCCGGGGCTTGTACTCCGTGCCGAAGACGAAAGCGATGACATGTATGCGTCCATTGATGCCGTGGTAGACAAGCTTGAGCGGCAGATTCGCAAGAACAAAACCAAGCTAAACCGAAAATTCCGTCAGAAGGGCAGTTTGAAAACCCTTTTTGTGGAAGATCCGGCAGGCAGCGTGGCTGTTGCTGAAGATGCAGAATTGGATGAGTTGGAAGTCGTCCGCACCAAGCGTTTCTTATTGAAACCGATGGATGTGGAAGAGGCCATTCTTCAAATGAACATGGTTGGACATAATTTCTTTGTATTTGCCAATATTGATAACGAAGAAGTCAGCGTGGTTTACAAGCGCAATGATGGTAAATACGGCTTGATCGAACGTGAATAA
- the secA gene encoding preprotein translocase subunit SecA yields MLGIVKKIFGDTNERDVKRLMKTVELINKLEPDFEKLSDEELQAKTAEFKARIEQGTTVEEVLPEAFAAVREASKRVSGKRHYDVQMLGGIALHEGKIAEMKTGEGKTLVGTLPVYLNALLGKGVHVVTVNDYLAQRDSGEMGQIYNFLGMSVGLNLSGLGHGEKQDAYACDITYGTNNEFGFDYLRDNMVLYKEQMVQRPLYFCIIDEVDSILVDEARTPLIISGQAQKSTELYFAADRFVKSLNVEEDYTLDIKVKSVALTENGVSKAENFFGLENLYDQESVTINHHIVQALKANAIMRLDVDYVVADGEVLIVDEFTGRLMAGRRYSDGLHQAIEAKENIVVQNESMTLATITFQNYFRMYRKLAGMTGTAKTEEEEFKKIYGLEVLQIPTNRANQRVDMPDVVYKSVKGKFHAVVDEIVERHKNNQPILVGTISIENSELLSEMLKRKGVRHKVLNAKYHAEEAEIISRAGEAGSVTIATNMAGRGTDIVLGEGVSTIGGLHIIGTERHESRRIDNQLRGRAGRQGDPGSTQFYLSLGDELMKRFGADNVLNMMERLGFEEDQPIESRMITRAIESAQKRVEGNNFDQRKVVLQYDDVMNQQRTIIYKQRREVLESENIKEVVFDMIKPVIERVVEAHCGDDIPENWELEEVAEYVNSNLLEENAISRDDLWGKEKEEIVELIFEKVTERYHRREETIGEDMVREFEKVIVLRAVDSKWMDHIDAMDQLRQGIHLRAYGGTDPLREYQFEGFEMFHAMIASIQEEVATYIMKAQIESNQERQAVIDEDKISTSGEPAAPKKKSAPSRPRRK; encoded by the coding sequence ATGTTAGGAATTGTAAAGAAAATTTTTGGAGATACAAACGAACGTGACGTCAAGCGTTTAATGAAGACGGTTGAGCTGATCAATAAATTAGAGCCGGATTTCGAGAAGCTATCGGATGAGGAACTGCAAGCGAAAACGGCGGAGTTTAAAGCCCGGATTGAGCAGGGAACTACGGTGGAAGAGGTTTTGCCGGAAGCTTTCGCAGCCGTTCGTGAGGCGTCCAAGCGGGTGTCGGGCAAACGTCATTATGACGTGCAGATGCTGGGCGGTATTGCGCTGCATGAAGGTAAAATTGCCGAAATGAAAACTGGCGAAGGTAAAACACTGGTGGGAACACTGCCGGTTTATTTGAATGCACTGCTGGGTAAAGGCGTGCACGTGGTTACGGTCAATGACTATTTGGCGCAACGTGACAGCGGAGAAATGGGACAAATCTATAACTTCTTGGGCATGTCGGTCGGTCTGAATTTGTCCGGTCTGGGTCATGGAGAAAAGCAAGATGCATATGCTTGCGACATCACGTACGGCACGAACAATGAGTTTGGATTCGATTACCTGCGTGACAACATGGTACTTTATAAAGAACAGATGGTACAACGTCCGTTGTATTTCTGTATCATTGATGAAGTGGATTCCATTCTCGTCGATGAAGCCCGTACGCCGTTGATTATCTCTGGACAAGCTCAGAAATCCACGGAGCTGTATTTTGCGGCTGACCGTTTTGTGAAGAGTCTAAATGTTGAAGAGGATTACACCTTGGATATCAAGGTGAAGTCGGTTGCTTTGACCGAGAACGGTGTATCCAAAGCTGAGAATTTCTTCGGACTGGAGAATCTGTACGATCAGGAAAGTGTTACAATCAATCACCACATCGTACAGGCACTGAAGGCTAACGCTATTATGCGTCTGGATGTGGATTATGTCGTAGCTGATGGCGAAGTTCTGATTGTCGATGAGTTCACAGGCCGTCTGATGGCCGGACGTCGCTACAGCGATGGTTTGCATCAGGCGATTGAAGCGAAGGAAAACATCGTTGTACAGAACGAGAGCATGACGCTAGCGACGATTACTTTCCAAAACTATTTCCGTATGTATCGCAAATTGGCGGGTATGACGGGTACAGCTAAAACCGAAGAAGAAGAATTCAAAAAAATATATGGTCTGGAAGTTCTCCAGATCCCTACGAACCGGGCGAATCAGCGTGTGGACATGCCTGACGTAGTATACAAGAGCGTAAAAGGTAAATTCCATGCGGTTGTAGATGAAATTGTGGAGCGCCACAAAAACAACCAGCCGATATTGGTAGGCACGATTTCTATTGAAAATTCGGAACTTCTTTCCGAAATGCTGAAACGCAAAGGCGTCCGGCATAAAGTGCTTAACGCCAAGTATCATGCTGAGGAAGCTGAAATTATTTCCCGTGCAGGTGAAGCGGGTTCGGTAACCATTGCCACGAATATGGCGGGACGTGGTACAGACATCGTGTTGGGCGAAGGCGTATCGACTATTGGTGGTTTACACATCATCGGTACAGAGCGTCACGAGTCTCGCCGTATTGATAATCAGCTTCGCGGACGTGCAGGACGTCAGGGTGATCCGGGTTCCACACAATTTTACTTATCGCTGGGCGATGAGTTAATGAAGCGTTTTGGTGCAGACAACGTGCTGAATATGATGGAGCGGTTGGGCTTCGAGGAAGACCAACCGATTGAAAGTCGCATGATTACACGTGCTATTGAATCGGCGCAAAAACGCGTTGAGGGCAACAACTTTGACCAGCGTAAAGTCGTTCTCCAATATGATGACGTGATGAATCAGCAACGTACTATTATTTACAAACAGCGTCGTGAAGTGCTGGAATCCGAGAACATTAAAGAAGTCGTGTTTGACATGATCAAGCCTGTTATCGAGCGTGTGGTGGAAGCTCATTGCGGTGATGACATTCCTGAAAACTGGGAACTTGAAGAAGTGGCAGAATACGTGAACAGCAATCTGCTTGAGGAAAATGCAATCAGTCGTGATGACCTGTGGGGTAAAGAAAAAGAAGAGATCGTTGAACTGATCTTCGAGAAAGTTACCGAAAGATACCACAGACGTGAAGAGACGATTGGCGAAGACATGGTACGCGAGTTCGAGAAAGTTATCGTACTGCGTGCAGTGGATAGCAAATGGATGGATCATATCGATGCTATGGATCAGTTGCGTCAAGGTATTCACTTGCGTGCTTATGGTGGTACCGATCCATTGCGTGAATACCAGTTTGAAGGTTTTGAAATGTTCCATGCCATGATCGCCAGCATCCAGGAGGAAGTAGCGACCTACATCATGAAGGCGCAAATTGAATCCAACCAAGAGCGTCAGGCTGTCATCGACGAAGACAAAATCTCGACGAGTGGGGAACCTGCTGCTCCTAAAAAGAAATCCGCCCCTTCGCGTCCGCGTAGAAAATAA
- a CDS encoding acetylornithine transaminase encodes MSKEPNTLVSVETPGTNGAAVGAQTEKASATVQTESSLFPTYARYPLTLVKGQGSWLWDDQGNRYLDFMSGIAVTNLGHAPQAVAERLKKQIDELWHVSNLFHIPGQERAAALLTANSSADAVFFCNSGAEANEAAIKLARRYHQKVKQTGRYEIITFTQSFHGRTLATLTATGQDKVKEGFLPLPAGFKSVPLHDQAALEAAISENTAAIMLEMVQAEGGMYPVEPAFVDVITKLCNEHGLLLIIDEVQTGMGRTGKLFSFEHYGIEPDIFTLAKGLGSGFSVGAMLGKGYLREAFTAGSHGSTFGGTPLAMAAVQATIETIIDEKLPERAAELGEYLFQSLQKQLGEIPFVKDIRGKGLMVGIECAEPVAELVLAGQKKGILFITAGPNVVRLLPNLYVTKDEIDQAVALITELIQEHIA; translated from the coding sequence ATGAGTAAGGAACCGAATACGCTGGTGAGCGTTGAAACGCCAGGTACGAACGGAGCCGCTGTCGGAGCACAAACGGAAAAGGCATCCGCAACTGTGCAGACAGAAAGCTCTCTTTTTCCAACCTACGCAAGATACCCGCTTACGTTGGTCAAAGGACAAGGAAGCTGGCTGTGGGATGATCAGGGCAATCGTTATCTGGATTTCATGTCAGGCATTGCTGTTACCAATCTTGGACATGCGCCACAGGCTGTAGCTGAACGCTTGAAAAAGCAGATTGATGAACTATGGCACGTATCCAATCTGTTTCATATTCCGGGGCAGGAACGGGCTGCCGCTCTACTGACTGCCAATAGCAGCGCAGATGCTGTGTTCTTCTGCAACAGCGGTGCAGAAGCGAATGAAGCTGCGATCAAGCTGGCGCGTCGTTATCACCAGAAGGTGAAGCAGACCGGACGCTACGAGATCATTACGTTCACGCAATCCTTCCACGGACGGACGCTGGCAACCTTGACCGCTACGGGTCAGGATAAAGTAAAAGAAGGCTTTTTACCGCTTCCAGCCGGGTTCAAAAGCGTTCCGCTTCACGATCAGGCTGCACTCGAAGCGGCGATTAGCGAGAATACGGCTGCAATCATGCTGGAAATGGTGCAGGCAGAAGGCGGAATGTATCCGGTAGAGCCTGCTTTTGTAGACGTGATTACAAAGCTTTGCAACGAGCATGGATTGCTTTTGATCATTGATGAGGTACAGACGGGCATGGGCCGTACAGGCAAGCTGTTTTCCTTTGAGCATTACGGCATAGAGCCGGATATCTTTACGTTGGCGAAGGGGTTGGGCAGTGGTTTTTCCGTTGGCGCGATGCTGGGCAAAGGATATTTGCGCGAAGCGTTCACGGCGGGCAGTCACGGCTCTACCTTTGGAGGTACACCGCTCGCTATGGCAGCGGTTCAGGCGACCATTGAAACGATTATTGACGAAAAACTTCCAGAGCGTGCGGCTGAGCTGGGCGAGTATTTGTTCCAAAGTCTGCAAAAGCAGCTTGGAGAGATTCCTTTTGTGAAGGATATCCGTGGAAAAGGTCTGATGGTCGGCATCGAGTGTGCTGAGCCTGTGGCGGAACTTGTTTTGGCAGGACAAAAGAAGGGCATTTTGTTCATTACCGCAGGACCGAACGTGGTTCGACTGTTGCCTAACCTGTATGTAACGAAGGACGAGATAGATCAGGCTGTAGCACTTATTACCGAGTTGATTCAGGAGCATATTGCTTAG
- a CDS encoding YitT family protein: MSQMNLPAARRRRRKPLIAASGPARNVMDVLLIVLGSFITALTFNMFLLPNRIASGGVSGLSILGEDLFGLEPAYTQWGMNIPLFIAGVLLLGKKYGLRSLLGSIMLPLFVYLTKDWAVPTTNPLLASLYGGIGVGLGLGTVFRGRGSTGGLAILAQIIQKYTGLSLSLCVMLMDGTVITLAGFALSPERALYALIGLFVTGKVIDAVEMGLSYSKVAYIISNQKEKITQAILHDLDRGLTELAGRGGYTNEERPVLMVVVGQNEVTRLKTLVRLVDPEAFVIISNTREVLGEGFKKEG; encoded by the coding sequence ATGTCCCAAATGAATCTCCCCGCTGCTCGGCGAAGACGCCGTAAACCTCTGATTGCCGCCAGCGGCCCCGCTCGCAATGTGATGGATGTTCTACTCATTGTGCTCGGCTCCTTCATTACGGCGCTGACCTTCAATATGTTCCTGCTTCCTAACCGAATTGCATCCGGGGGTGTGTCGGGTTTATCTATTTTGGGCGAGGATCTGTTTGGTCTGGAACCAGCTTATACGCAGTGGGGAATGAATATTCCGTTATTTATAGCGGGGGTGCTGCTGTTAGGAAAGAAATACGGTTTACGTTCCCTGCTGGGGAGTATCATGTTACCTTTATTCGTTTATCTAACTAAGGATTGGGCAGTTCCGACAACGAATCCGTTGCTGGCTTCGCTGTATGGTGGAATCGGAGTAGGGTTGGGATTGGGCACCGTATTCCGGGGCAGAGGCTCGACGGGTGGGCTGGCTATTTTGGCGCAGATCATTCAAAAATATACCGGCCTCAGCCTATCACTCTGCGTCATGCTCATGGATGGTACAGTCATTACACTGGCTGGCTTTGCTTTATCGCCGGAACGGGCGCTGTACGCACTGATTGGTTTGTTTGTAACTGGCAAGGTCATTGATGCCGTGGAAATGGGGTTAAGCTACTCCAAAGTGGCCTATATCATATCCAATCAGAAGGAAAAGATCACACAGGCTATTTTACATGACTTGGATCGGGGATTGACGGAGCTGGCAGGACGAGGCGGTTATACGAACGAAGAACGTCCTGTGCTCATGGTTGTGGTAGGCCAAAATGAGGTGACCCGTCTCAAAACGCTTGTTCGCTTGGTAGATCCGGAAGCTTTTGTGATCATTAGTAATACGCGTGAAGTATTGGGTGAAGGTTTTAAGAAGGAAGGCTAA
- the argC gene encoding N-acetyl-gamma-glutamyl-phosphate reductase, whose amino-acid sequence MSSKLKVAIVGSTGYGGVELIRFLVHHPQVEIVSVISSSSAGAPISDGFPHLTDIVVQDLDGVDVQEMAAKADLVFTATPSGVSTKLVPQLLDAGLKVIDLSGDFRLRSGETYEAWYKKPAASPEYLKQAVYGLSEVYAEKLAGVPFISNPGCYPTATLLGIIPALKADWIDHRTLIVDAKSGVSGSGRGTSLVSHYAEMNENFKAYKINKHQHIPEIEQVLGDIAGEDVTITFTTQLVPMTRGIMSTIYVTLKGEYTDQDLIGLYRDYYKDHPFVRVRGEGVWPATKEVFGSNYCDIGFAADARTGRLTIISVIDNVVKGAAGQAIQNLNLMMGWEENLGLGFIPVYP is encoded by the coding sequence GTGAGCAGCAAGCTAAAAGTGGCAATTGTCGGTTCCACCGGGTATGGCGGGGTGGAGCTCATTCGTTTTTTGGTTCATCATCCGCAGGTAGAGATCGTATCTGTTATTTCTTCGTCCAGTGCGGGTGCTCCGATCAGTGACGGGTTCCCACATCTGACGGACATTGTGGTTCAGGATTTGGATGGTGTCGATGTTCAAGAGATGGCTGCCAAGGCTGATCTGGTTTTCACAGCTACACCTTCTGGTGTCAGCACCAAGCTGGTGCCGCAGCTTCTTGATGCCGGATTGAAGGTCATTGACCTCTCCGGGGATTTCAGACTGCGAAGCGGGGAAACGTACGAAGCATGGTATAAAAAGCCTGCGGCTTCACCCGAATATCTCAAGCAAGCCGTATACGGACTCAGCGAGGTGTATGCAGAAAAGCTTGCTGGTGTCCCTTTTATTTCTAATCCGGGTTGCTACCCAACAGCAACATTGCTGGGGATTATTCCAGCGTTGAAGGCAGATTGGATCGACCATCGGACGCTGATTGTAGATGCCAAATCCGGGGTATCCGGCTCCGGACGGGGAACAAGTCTCGTTTCGCATTATGCAGAGATGAACGAGAATTTTAAAGCCTACAAGATTAACAAACACCAGCATATCCCTGAGATCGAACAGGTTTTGGGCGATATTGCGGGTGAGGACGTTACGATTACGTTTACGACACAACTGGTTCCGATGACCCGAGGAATTATGAGTACGATTTATGTCACGTTGAAGGGTGAATACACAGATCAGGATCTCATCGGGCTATACCGGGATTATTATAAAGACCATCCTTTTGTCCGTGTACGCGGTGAAGGTGTATGGCCAGCAACGAAGGAAGTATTTGGCTCCAATTACTGCGATATCGGTTTTGCAGCAGATGCACGGACCGGGCGCCTTACGATTATTTCGGTCATTGATAACGTCGTGAAGGGTGCTGCCGGACAGGCGATTCAGAACTTAAACTTGATGATGGGATGGGAGGAGAACCTCGGACTGGGCTTCATACCGGTATATCCGTAA
- the prfB gene encoding peptide chain release factor 2 (programmed frameshift), giving the protein MIDPNVKHDLREIGKKLTNLRGSLDLDLKQEMIANFEEKMAAPDFWDDNDKAQAVIAEMNAVKSSVDSYEQLRQEYEDAGMMAELADEEGDETLAGEIENSIRSLLSKLQEFELQLLLNQPYDKLNAILELHPGAGGTESQDWGQMLLRMYTRWAEKRGFKVETLDYLAGDEAGIKSVTLLIKGYNAYGYLKAEKGVHRLVRISPFDSSGRRHTSFVSCDVVPEIVDDVDVEIRTEDLKIDTYRASGAGGQHINTTDSAVRITHLPSGIVVTCQNERSQIKNREQAMTMLRSKLYERKIEEQRQQLDEIRGEQSDIAWGSQIRSYVFHPYSMVKDHRTSVETGNVGAVMDGDLDPFIDGYLRSQIKLDAE; this is encoded by the exons ATGATTGATCCAAATGTAAAACATGATTTAAGAGAAATAGGCAAGAAACTAACAAACCTTAGGGGGTCTCTT GACTTAGATCTCAAACAGGAAATGATCGCAAACTTTGAGGAAAAGATGGCTGCGCCTGATTTTTGGGATGATAACGATAAAGCCCAAGCTGTGATCGCGGAAATGAACGCGGTTAAGTCTTCGGTGGACAGCTATGAGCAGCTCCGTCAGGAATATGAGGATGCCGGGATGATGGCTGAGCTGGCTGATGAGGAAGGCGACGAAACACTGGCTGGAGAAATTGAAAACAGTATCAGATCCTTGCTGAGTAAGCTTCAGGAGTTCGAACTGCAATTGCTTTTAAACCAGCCATATGACAAGCTTAATGCCATTTTGGAACTGCATCCGGGGGCAGGCGGAACCGAGTCGCAGGACTGGGGCCAAATGTTGCTACGGATGTATACACGCTGGGCAGAAAAACGCGGCTTTAAGGTAGAAACACTGGATTACCTGGCGGGTGATGAAGCAGGGATCAAAAGTGTAACACTGTTAATCAAGGGCTATAATGCTTACGGCTATCTCAAAGCAGAAAAAGGCGTGCATCGTCTCGTTCGCATTTCTCCATTTGATTCCTCGGGGCGTCGGCATACGTCGTTCGTATCCTGCGATGTCGTGCCGGAAATTGTGGATGATGTGGACGTGGAAATCCGGACAGAGGATCTTAAAATTGATACGTACCGCGCCAGTGGCGCAGGCGGTCAGCATATTAACACGACCGACTCAGCAGTTCGGATTACGCATCTTCCTTCCGGCATTGTTGTAACTTGCCAAAATGAGCGCTCCCAGATTAAGAACCGTGAGCAGGCTATGACGATGCTTCGTTCCAAGCTCTATGAGCGCAAAATTGAAGAGCAACGTCAACAATTGGACGAAATCCGTGGGGAGCAGTCCGATATTGCATGGGGCAGCCAAATTCGTTCTTACGTGTTCCACCCATACAGCATGGTGAAGGATCATCGTACCAGTGTGGAAACAGGCAACGTAGGAGCTGTCATGGATGGCGATCTGGACCCGTTCATCGATGGTTACCTGCGCAGTCAGATCAAGCTGGACGCAGAATAA